A stretch of the Lolium perenne isolate Kyuss_39 chromosome 3, Kyuss_2.0, whole genome shotgun sequence genome encodes the following:
- the LOC139838264 gene encoding chitinase CLP-like encodes MSKPRRLLLAAAVSTLCVLASTVAGDGGKPLVTAITKDAATFLYSAPVIRNGQPGHHLVLDLSGPIIWSTCAADHRTLECNSVACMRAHRFHPPGCRHTGYGKPDDDNPYRCKCTAHPHNPVCGATVSGDVTRTALSANATDGRNPLRPVSFVAVTSCAPDSLLARCRPAAPAGLRPVA; translated from the coding sequence ATGTCGAAACCTAGACGTCTCCtcctcgccgctgctgtctcgacGCTCTGCGTACTGGCGTCGACGGTGGCCGGCGACGGTGGGAAGCCGCTGGTCACGGCCATCACCAAGGACGCGGCCACCTTCCTCTACAGCGCCCCCGTCATAAGGAACGGGCAGCCGGGCCACCACCTCGTCCTCGACCTCTCCGGCCCCATCATCTGGTCCACCTGCGCGGCTGACCACCGCACGCTGGAGTGCAACAGCGTCGCCTGCATGCGCGCGCATCGCTTCCACCCGCCTGGCTGCCGGCACACCGGCTACGGCAAGCCCGACGACGACAACCCCTACCGCTGCAAGTGCACGGCGCACCCGCACAACCCCGTCTGCGGCGCCACCGTCTCGGGGGACGTGACGCGCACGGCGCTCTCCGCCAACGCCACCGATGGCAGGAACCCGCTGCGCCCGGTGTCATTCGTCGCCGTCACGTCCTGCGCGCCGGACTCCCTCCTCGCGAGGTGCCGTCCAGCTGCACCTGCTGGCTTGCGCCCCGTCGCCTGA